TTGATGCTTTCAAACACTTTATTTAAGAACTTTGCTATTTGATATTAGTATGTATGTGTTCGACAGGAGGTTTATAGATACAGAGAGATATGCTGATATGTTTCTTCTGATCATCTAGGAAGAAGACTATTCCCTAATCAAAGCAAACTATTTCCATGATCAAATaatataaacaaatgaaaatgcttTATGAAAGTccgaaattaaaaatgaataaagtgttcctatttcaaattattttgtACAGCTACATGATCTGGGAATTATAAACTTCCATTAGTAAGAAGTTCTGTGTCTTCTGTTGTGGTAATAAGAAGTAATCACACAGAATAAGCACAATGACTATTTTATAAATCCAAAGAAAATCAtagtgaaatttaaaaaaaaaaaacactaaaagaataaaatgcaTTACAGGCCTCTGTAAGAGTACTCATACCATTTAAATCTCGTCTTAGTCCTTCCTTTGTGTTGCTGGACACAGAAAAGTATGTATACAACAGACATATGCAGATAACATCAGGGTGGTGTGATCCCAGCCTGTGTGTGGGGTATATATTTACCCCACACACaggctttattttctttttctttctgtctttgattAAACTCAACTGCagatcaaccaaagacccaaaTAACGTCTGATATGAGAGACAttccagtagggggcagtgtgaccctgacctgctctgtgaacCCATTATCATCATCTGGATGGAAATACTACTGGTACAGAGATGAGAACTCCTCTGAACCTCTGACCACACAAGATGCAGTTTTCCACTCAAATGGACAAATCAGTGTCTCACAGGAAGGACTCTAcaggtgcagaggaggaagaggaaacccagtttactacacagaggacagcCAGTCAGTCAGGATTGATCACAGGGGTgagtttattgtttttcttctggaaataaaaaaaagtgataGATAAGATAATTATCTGATCTAAGATCTATGTAGAAGACACCGACTGGgagtatgaatggaaaactaccaAACttcaaaaaacttaaaaaaaacttaaaaaaaatgaattcaggtatttaaacatgctttttaaCTCCAGGATGGAGTCTACAGGTGTAAAGACAGCAGTAAAGCAGTCTTCAACAGATTAGAGCAGGGGTGGCCAACCAGTCAGAGACCAAGAGccacttttttttactgtgttacCGCAAAGAGCCACATCATACACATGGGCACACATGAACATCACCCAtcccttcctccctctctctccctctctctctcacacacacatgcacacacacacgcacaaaaaaacccacacacctCTGCTCAGCCAGATTTATTGTAAATGTCACACACCAACATGATAATGACAGAAATGGACTCCTACAGTACTAAAACCACAGGCCAGTCATTTTCAACAATGAACATtcactgtctcacacacacaaactctcagTTCAACCAAGtccacaaacaaaaatatattgtatTCCGTTGGTGCACCTCGAAGCAATTCTTTCACATGAGTGTCGGTCAGAACAGATCAATGCTTTGATTTCACATGTTTTAGGGTAGAAAACACAGACTCGCAGACATATGTTGACCCAAACATTGACAGTATCTTAAGCGCAGCCTGTTTGACATTGGGGTATCTTTCCATTGGCACGCTTTTCCAGAACTCAATGGTCCCTTCTCTTAAAGCAGGTTTCAATTTGTCCTCCTCACAAAGATCGATCATCTCCAACTCAGCCGCAGCTTCATCTGTGACTAGCGGGACTTTCAAACAGTCCATCTCTGCATTAAATGGGTCGACGAGGAAAGTAATCTGTGTCCTTTTCAGTTGTAGATCACAGAACCGGGTCACAAAGCTTTCAATCAGTGTTGCATATCTGGCTCTTTGCTTACTCAGGGCAGCACTGGTGACTTGCCTGCTGGCTTTTAGCAGAGTGGGAAAATGCATTAAATCTCCACTTTGAATATGTGCTTTGAACGGCTTCAGTTTGTTGACAAATGCAAACACCCTTTGCACCAGGTCAGACAGCATTTTGAACTTAACCTGCAGGGTCAGGTTCAGTCTGTCCAAGTGACACAGCATGTCGACCAAAAAGGATAGATCCATAATCATCTTGAGGTCCGAGAACTCGGGATAGTCCTTGTCCTTCTCTTCCATAAACAGTTTCACGGCATCCAAAAGCTCAAAGAAGTGAGAGAGTACCTGGCCTATATTGTGTTCAACAGTGTGGCGGGACAGTTGGAGTCTGATACCATGTGTTTTAATTTGTCGTTTTCAGGAGACAAGATTTCAACAACGTCACTGAGGCATTTTTTAACGAACTCCCCTTCATTGTATGGCTTTTTAGCCCGTGCAACGTTCCAAGCCAGCTGATACGATGTGAACATTACGGTCTCTGAGCGCTTTCGTAAATTTTTGGAAAAACTGTATCTGCTTTTCTGCCTGACTTTTCAAAGTGGCCAACTCGTGCCTGCGAAGTTCAGTCCCTTTTGGAAATACCTGGTCGATGTTGGCATGGAGTGAGCTGAAGTGGCGCTGAAGATTTGAAGCTTTGAAATGCCCTAATGACGTCTGACATATAAGGCAGAATTGCTTGCCAATGCgttcaacaaaaaaaatataaactctCCCACTCTGTTAAAAACGTCCTGTgttcattttcatatttttgttttgctgtgcatttttttcctgccaTTTTGAGGGCGAACTTGCCCCTACTGGGAAACTTTGCGGTATTTTCATCTCATGCACATGTGCATTTGATGAAAATACCGTATTGAACTCAAACGAAACGAACacgcacatttaaaaaaacacaaaaaaacgcctccaaaacacaaacacaaacttctATATGAACGTAACAGCCGCATGAAACTAGgcaaagagccgcatgcggttCGAGAGCCGCGGGTTGGCCACCACTGGATTAGAGTGATTACTTCAATTTTTCACTATTCATTATGTTCTTTATACAATATTTAGAATAGATGACGATATGAATCCACTTCTAGGCTGGCTCAATATGTActgtataatcatcattactaAAAAAAAGAGCACAATGCTGACACAATACCCAAGTATTATTTGAAACAGAAGCTTAACATTTCTATGGGGAGTAAATTACACAGGAGAGAGTGTGTGGGCTGCACCTGGCAGACATTGGTGTATTATCTGTTTCTCTGATGTTATTATAATAACTTATAGTCCAGTCCAGACTTATTCAGtccagttttttaaatatgtttctcaACTACAGCAGATGTCCCCACTGCTGAAAtctctttgtttcctgttctgttGATCGTTGGACTAATTTCTGGAATTACATTGATTTTCCTCCTGCTCTTGTTGTATTGCTGCAAAAAGTTCAAAGGTGAGACTTTAGTTTCTTTTCTTCtgatattagatttttttttaaattactaaaTAAACAGATGCACATAGGGTCATAAAGTGCAAACTGTTCACAAGAATGTATAATccacaacaacataaaacaaacGTATCGTTTataaa
The sequence above is a segment of the Oreochromis aureus strain Israel breed Guangdong linkage group 3, ZZ_aureus, whole genome shotgun sequence genome. Coding sequences within it:
- the LOC116328437 gene encoding uncharacterized protein LOC116328437 isoform X2 — its product is MCKSRRRDDSYSSTEWSEAFTLSVSNQPKTQITSDMRDIPVGGSVTLTCSVNPLSSSGWKYYWYRDENSSEPLTTQDAVFHSNGQISVSQEGLYRCRGGRGNPVYYTEDSQSVRIDHRDVPTAEISLFPVLLIVGLISGITLIFLLLLLYCCKKFKGPANDQTLNQDEDQQQVYSSLLHGDRCVYETVRRCENTENGPAEGDYTNVTSVIQLKVINKTSECTKCEI
- the LOC116328437 gene encoding uncharacterized protein LOC116328437 isoform X1, coding for MCKSRRRDDSYSSTEWSEAFTLSVSNQPKTQITSDMRDIPVGGSVTLTCSVNPLSSSGWKYYWYRDENSSEPLTTQDAVFHSNGQISVSQEGLYRCRGGRGNPVYYTEDSQSVRIDHRADVPTAEISLFPVLLIVGLISGITLIFLLLLLYCCKKFKGPANDQTLNQDEDQQQVYSSLLHGDRCVYETVRRCENTENGPAEGDYTNVTSVIQLKVINKTSECTKCEI